A genomic window from Pyricularia oryzae 70-15 chromosome 7, whole genome shotgun sequence includes:
- a CDS encoding RNA-dependent RNA polymerase 1, with protein sequence MDPPPAPPPPQRSGGLSPTGRGARPFQRSAISHICIPVDRWKDYTSMDLQLFGLPMNITTWEIWRAFDAQVDVLTIDIFEGRNGSMARVRIIPPATDLWHGRLQIRRDVQAMVVCRVEIDPRGFRFHNEIYSPLNNPVPSEKSIRASSLSVGLMTDKTCMLVMGTIKPLRNPDDLKLEIKFTKRRINLFFTLALLDTRDPSKDSYRHFRYKVDVQFRNITKLLRVNINEDSCFLLIPLECPPQFFREIDNKRITHNDESLTWTSVMDWQRQVHFRDEPQVAEDMPLGLNEEHTQFMDLGRWTTYRIELLTQQWSAMERYLSDYGISTQETSDFDFASPDDHPTVIWDHLEKPPSPESDNYGLEMLFSSTKVQLTWEVRYQLEACISHRMLAEPNITLEFLEKLSEMRPTKARIMLEYVVDRNVKLYNPMQLFKDEGASTYWPDITPEELPQYCTMTRKVTVTPSTMYLSSPMVETTNRVLRHYNEHKDRFLRVQFTDELPTGRLHAPNDLGADDEIFSRVYRVLKNGIHIGDRHYKFLAFGSSQMRENSTYFFCDAGDVTCDSIRAWMGRFSHIRNVGKYAARLGQCFSTTRSIDRVAMPWIKTIPDIEKNGYCFTDGVGKISSLWAVVISENLKLDYIPSAFQFRMGGCKGVLVVWEDVKGQEIHIRPSQLKFETDHSRLEVIRCSHFSVASLNRQTISVLTSLGVKNEVFESMLAEQLAKYNRAMEDATAAMTLLTQYVDENQMTNTLARLVKAGFMESHEPFVCTMLRLWRTWSVKTLKEKARLVVEKGAFVLGCVDETKTLHGHFTHIPASPNQRPRLNGNMKLPEIFLQVPDGPSRDYKVITGLCLVGRNPSLHPGDIRVVQAIDVPQLRHIRDVVVFAQTGDRDIPGMCSGGDLDGDDFFVLWDERLLPLPSQRNYKPASYHPPPARELDREVTADDLCQFFVTYMKNFSLPRIAHAHLAQADKYGAKDEKCLELAYLHSLAVDYPKTGVPAAIRPRLMPNEFPHFMEKARGRYHSRKILGKLYDQVKPVNFHPAYEMPFDVKILSLYGELSQHGDLGPKLLREARKLKTLYDQSIMRIMGQHEIATEFEVFSAFVLSSRRVGSQYKLGEIVGQQSATLKTVFREKCIAALETVSGRTGIKPRDIEAFGPFVVAMYKVTDEEIKIALHECKTRGVKANPKSMPLITFPWIFDQILVQLVTGKSNLPCLTPSKLDAGSMTIDLDHLQLPIRLNDLSYQEIRNIEYARTRDGHVIHRGVVLNSLFRAGEGGENYDYDLDLQPDTEKPEHRDEELTHQEPQSSLVTLDAAESTTYKPKNENYDLLSGIAFTPEILQERIMTSICSASGKQTAASSLATSTTPRVMRLEIESTNEIGDLIELEQKLPTAKAETAIGRLLEMFSDD encoded by the exons ATGGACCCCccaccagcaccaccaccaccacagaGGTCCGGTGGTCTCAGTCCAACCGGGCGTGGTGCAAGGCCCTTTCAACGCTCAGCAATCTCCCACATCTGTATTCCAGTGGATCGGTGGAAGGACTATACTTCCATGGACCTCCAACTGTTTGGGCTTCCCATGAACATTACCACTTGGGAAATATGGCGTGCTTTTGACGCCCAGGTTGACGTCCTCACCATCGACATCTTCGAGGGCAGGAATGGGTCCATGGCCAGGGTCCGCATTATACCGCCAGCCACTGACCTGTGGCATGGAAGACTGCAAATCCGCCGCGATGTGCAAGCTATGGTCGTCTGCCGCGTGGAGATTGATCCTCGTGGGTTTAGATTTCATAATGAAATCTACAGTCCCCTCAACAATCCGGTTCCATCCGAGAAATCCATTCGAGCATCGAGCCTCTCCGTTGGCTTAATGACTGACAAGACCTGCATGTTGGTAATGGGAACTATCAAGCCGTTGCGAAATCCTGACGACTTGAAACTCGAGATCAAGTTCACAAAGCGAAGAATCAATCTGTTCTTTACATTAGCGCTACTAGACACGCGAGATCCCTCCAAGGACTCTTACCGCCACTTTCGCTACAAAGTCGACGTCCAATTCCGGAACATCACCAAACTACTTCGAGTCAACATCAACGAAGATAGCTGCTTTTTGCTCATACCACTCGAATGCCCTCCCCAGTTCTTTCGTGAGATTGACAACAAACGCATCACGCATAACGACGAGAGTCTGACATGGACTTCTGTCATGGATTGGCAGAGACAGGTTCACTTCCGCGATGAGCCTCAAGTGGCCGAAGATATGCCGCTTGGCCTCAACGAAGAGCATACCCAGTTCATGGACCTTGGTCGTTGGACTACTTACCGGATCGAGCTTCTCACTCAGCAGTGGAGCGCCATGGAGCGCTATCTAAGCGATTATGGAATTAGTACCCAGGAAACTTCGGACTTCGACTTCGCAAGCCCTGATGATCATCCCACAGTCATCTGGGACCATCTGGAGAAGCCACCAAGCCCTGAAAGCGATAATTATGGACTCGAAATGCTCTTTTCTTCCACCAAGGTTCAGCTGACCTGGGAGGTTAGGTATCAACTTGAAGCATGCATCTCTCACCGTATGCTGGCCGAGCCCAACATTACCCTCGAGTTTCTTGAGAAACTTTCCGAAATGAGGCCTACCAAGGCCAGAATTATGCTCGAGTATGTGGTTGATAGAAACGTCAAGCTCTACAATCCGATGCAGCTTTTCAAGGATGAAGGCGCAAGCACCTACTGGCCTGATATCACGCCGGAAGAGCTTCCGCAGTATTGCACCATGACACGAAAGGTTACTGTCACTCCGTCGACGATGTATTTGAGTAGCCCGATGGTTGAAACCACAAACAGGGTTCTTAGACACTACAATGAACACAAGGATCGTTTCCTCCGTGTTCAGTTCACGGATGAACTCCCAACAGGCCGCCTTCATGCCCCCAATGACTTGGGCGCTGATGATGAGATCTTCAGTCGAGTGTACCGCGTCCTGAAGAATGGCATTCACATTGGCGACCGACACTACAAGTTTCTAGCATTCGGATCATCACAGATGCGGGAGAATTCGACCTACTTCTTTTGCGATGCCGGCGACGTTACTTGCGATAGCATCCGCGCTTGGATGGGCAGGTTCAGTCACATTCGTAACGTTGGCAAGTATGCGGCACGTCTGGGGCAGTGTTTCTCGACCACAAGGAGCATTGACAGGGTGGCAATGCCCTGGATCAAGACAATACCAGACATCGAGAAGAACGGCTACTGCTTCACAGACGGCGTTGGCAAAATCTCTAGCTTGTGGGCTGTTGTCATTTCCGAGAATCTGAAGCTGGACTATATCCCTTCGGCGTTCCAGTTCCGTATGGGCGGCTGTAAGGGTGTTCTAGTGGTCTGGGAAGACGTGAAAGGCCAAGAGATTCACATACGTCCTTCTCAGCTCAAGTTTGAGACGGACCATAGTCGCCTTGAGGTCATTCGCTGTTCTCACTTCTCTGTGGCGTCTCTCAACCGACAAACAATCTCCGTCTTGACTTCCCTGGGAGTCAAAAATGAGGTGTTTGAAAGTATGTTGGCAGAGCAGCTGGCAAAATACAACAGGGCGATGGAAGATGCGACAGCAGCTATGACGCTCCTGACACAGTACGTTGACGAAAATCAAATGACCAACACATTGGCCCGGCTTGTGAAGGCTGGCTTTATGGAGTCGCATGAGCCTTTTGTCTGCACCATGCTGCGCCTATGGAGGACTTGGTCAGTTAAGACTCTCAAGGAAAAGGCAAGACTCGTCGTTGAGAAGGGTGCATTCGTTCTTGGCTGTGTCGACGAAACCAAGACCTTACATGGCCACTTCACCCATATTCCCGCCAGTCCCAACCAGAGGCCCCGCCTCAATGGCAATATGAAGCTGCCTGAGATATTCCTTCAGGTCCCTGATGGCCCTAGCCGTGACTATAAAGTCATAACCGGACTTTGCCTTGTTGGCCGCAACCCGTCTTTACACCCTGGAGACATCCGCGtggtccaggcaattgatgTCCCTCAATTGCGACACATCAGGGACGTCGTTGTTTTTGCCCAAACAGGAGATAGAGACATTCCTGGCATGTGCTCTGGAGGAGACTTggatggtgacgatttcTTCGTCTTGTGGGATGAGCGGCTTCTCCCTTTACCTTCGCAGCGCAATTATAAGCCGGCAAGCTATCATCCCCCTCCTGCCCGAGAGCTTGACCGGGAAGTTACGGCAGATGATCTTTGCCAGTTTTTTGTGACATACATGAAGAACTTTTCACTTCCAAGGATTGCTCATGCTCACCTGGCGCAGGCAGACAAATATGGCGCAAAAGACGAGAAGTGTCTTGAATTGGCCTATTTGCACTCGTTGGCGGTTGATTATCCCAAAACGGGAGTGCCGGCGGCCATCAGGCCCAGATTGATGCCAAATGAATTCCCACACTTCATGGAAAAGGCGCGAGGTCGATACCACTCAAGAAAGATTCTAGGGAAACTTTACGACCAGGTCAAACCAGTTAATTTCCATCCCGCCTACGAAATGCCTTTCGACGTCAAAATTCTCAGCCTGTACGGGGAACTCAGTCAGCATGGGGACCTGGGCCCTAAGCTGCTCAGAGAGGCAAGAAAGCTCAAAACCCTGTATGACCAGTCAATTATGCGTATTATGGGACAGCACGAAATTGCCACTGAATTTGAGGTCTTTTCGGCGTTCGTCCTCTCAAGCCGTCGGGTGGGAAGTCAGTACAAACTCGGGGAAATTGTGGGACAACAATCAGCTACCCTCAAGACGGTGTTTCGGGAGAAATGCATTGCCGCCCTTGAGACTGTTTCCGGGCGAACAGGCATCAAGCCGCGAGACATAGAAGCCTTTGGACCTTTTGTTGTCGCCATGTACAAGGTCACTGACGAGGAAATCAAGATTGCACTGCATGAGTGCAAGACTCGCGGAGTGAAAGCAAACCCCAAGTCGATGCCCTTGATCACGTTTCCATGGATCTTTGACCAGATCCTGGTTCAGCTGGTCACTGGTAAATCTAACCTTCCCTGCTTGACTCCTTCCAAGCTGGATGCAGGGTCCATGACCATAGACTTGGATCATCTTCAGCTTCCGATTCGGTTGAACGATCTCAGCTACCAAGAAATTCGTAATATCGAGTACGCACGCACGCGTGATGGACATGTGATCCACCGTGGCGTGGTTTTGAACAGTCTCTTTCGTGCCGGAGAGGGTGGCGAGAACTATGATTACGATCTTGATCTGCAACCTGATACGGAAAAGCCCGAGCATAGGGATGAAGAGCTGACGCACCAAGAACCCCAAAGCAGCTTGGTTACATTGGACGCAGCTGAATCAACTACATACAAG CCGAAAAATGAAAACTATGACCTACTGTCTGGCATTGCCTTCACTCCCGAGATTTTGCAGGAGAGAATCATGACGTCTATATGCTCGGCAAGTGGGAAGCAGACGGCAGCATCATCTCTGGCTACCTCGACCACGCCGCGGGTAATGAGGTTAGAAATAGAATCGACCAATGAGATCGGAGACCTGATTGAACTCGAGCAGAAATTGCCGACAGCCAAGGCCGAGACAGCTATAGGCCGTCTGCTTGAGATGTTCTCGGACGACTAA
- a CDS encoding 40S ribosomal protein S4-A, protein MGRGPKKHQKRLAAPSHWLLDKLSGTYAPKPSPGPHKQRECLPLIVFIRNRLKYALNGRETKAILMQRLVKVDGKVRTDSTYPAGFMDVVSIEKTGENFRLVYDTKGRFTVHRIQAEEAEYKLGKVKRVQLGRGGIPFLVTHDARTIRYPDPLIKVNDTVKINLDTGKITDFIKFDTGALAMVTAGNNMGRVGVITHRERHDGGFNIVHLKDAIDNTFTTRESNVFVIGTEKPWISLPKGKGVKLTIAEERDRRRAQTIAGH, encoded by the exons ATGGGCAGAGGACC TAAGAAGCACCAGAAGCGCCTTGCCGCGCCTTCGCACTGGCTGTTGGACAAGCTCAGCGGCACCTACGCCCCCAAGCCCTCGCCCGGTCCTCACAAGCAGCGCGAGTGCCTGCCGCTCATCGTCTTCATCCGCAACCGCCTCAAGTACGCCCTCAATGGCCGCGAGACCAAGGCCATCCTGATGCAGCGCCTGGTCAAGGTTGACGGCAAGGTCCGCACCGACTCGACTTACCCCGCCGGCTTCATGGACGTTGTTTCGATCGAGAAGACTGGCGAGAACTTCCGTCTCGTCTACGACACCAAGGGACGCTTCACCGTCCACCGCAtccaggccgaggaggccgagtACAAGCTCGGCAAGGTCAAGCGTGTTCAGCTCGGCCGCGGCGGGATCCCATTCTTGGTTACGCATGATGCCAGAAC CATCCGCTACCCCGACCCTCTGATCAAGGTCAACGACACTGTCAAGATCAACCTTGACACTGGCAAGATCACCGACTTCATCAAGTTCGACACTGGCGCCCTCGCCATGGTTACCGCTGGTAACAACATGGGTCGTGTTGGTGTTATCACCCACCGTGAGCGCCACGATGGTGGCTTCAACATTGTGCACTTGAAGGATGCCATTGACAACACTTTCACCACTCGTGAGAGCAACGTTTTCGTCATCGGCACTGAGAAGCCCTGGATCTCCCTgcccaagggcaagggtGTCAAGCTCACCATCGCTGAGGAGCGTGACCGCAGGCGTGCCCAGACCATCGCCGGCCACTAA
- a CDS encoding D-lactate dehydrogenase has product MSGNFLARASRQSVRRVATGSHSKGITLFRPRRYASSSAASSTRQSSSGSIGVSAVVAVALAAGLVGYGAAVSLGAGGTVREDTPIIHDSRLPTPKYASLADMNKAIEEIRRDLGDHDIISTDPDDLHAHGYSEWSTVNPTTLPVAVAYPHNTEQVAVIARICNKQRIPLVPYSGGTSLEGNFSAPFGGVSVDFAFMDKIVRFSKDDMDVTVQPSIGWQDLNAQLLKMDTGLFFPIDPGPSAKIGGMVGTNCSGTNAVRYGTMRDWVVNLTVVLADGSVIKTRRRPRKSSAGYNLNGLFVGSEGTLGLVTEATLKLAVIPEELSVAVVTFPSIRDAAAAAAGVMQAGVPVAAMEIMDEVQMRVVNLSGATAPRKWQETPTLFFKFSGTKAGVKENIGKVQQIAKANKGSNFEFAKDEREQKLLWSARKESLWSMLALRKEGQEVFSTDVAVPFSRLADLIEVSKREMDDLGLFASILGHIGDGNFHESIMYNRGDPVERAKVEGCVKNMVNRALEMEGTCTGEHGIGWGKKESLLVELGAGTVGVMKAIKAALDPHWIMNPGKIFDRHDGDKSQS; this is encoded by the exons ATGTCTGGCAACTTCCTGGCTAGGGCGTCGAGGCAGTCGGTCCGGAGGGTGGCAACAGGAAGCCACAGCAAAGGAATCACCTTGTTTCGCCCCCGGCGCTACGCCTCATCCAGCGCTGCTTCGTCGACTAGGCAGAGCTCTTCGGGATCAATAGGAGTCTCGGCCGTGGTTGCCGTAGCTTTGGCGGCTGGTCTGGTCGGATATGGCGCTGCCGTATCACTCGGAGCCGGCGGTACTGTCCGTGAAGATACTCCCATAATACACGACAGTAGGCTACCGACGCCCAAGTATGCAAGCCTGGCAGATATGAACAAG GCAATCGAGGAGATACGGCGTGATCTGGGTGACCACGACATCATCTCCACGGACCCAGATGACCTCCATGCGCACGGGTACTCGGAGTGGTCAACTGTCAACCCGACCACCCTCCCCGTGGCCGTGGCATACCCGCACAACACTGAGCAGGTTGCCGTCATCGCCCGGATATGCAACAAGCAGCGCATACCGCTGGTTCCGTATTCTGGGGGCACGTCGCTTGAGGGTAACTTCTCGGCGCCGTTTGGCGGCGTCAGTGTCGACTTTGCCTTTATGGATAAGATCGTGCGGTTCAGCAAGGACGACATGGACGTCACGGTGCAGCCGAGTATAGGGTGGCAGGACCTGAACGCCCAGCTGCTCAAGATGGACACGGGGTTGTTCTTCCCCATCGACCCGGGCCCAAGTGCAAAGATAGGTGGGATGGTGGGTACCAACTGCTCGGGGACCAACGCCGTCAGGTATGGCACCATGAGAGACTGGGTCGTCAACCTGACGGTTGTTCTGGCTGATGGTTCGGTCATCAAGACGAGGAGAAGGCCGAGAAAGTCGTCTGCCGGGTATAACCTCAACGGGTTGTTTGTTGGGTCCGAGGGCACACTGGGTCTTGTAACTGAAG CCACTCTCAAGCTTGCAGTCATTCCAGAAGAGCTTTCGGTAGCCGTAGTCACCTTCCCCTCGATCCGTGacgctgcggcggcggcagccggTGTGATGCAAGCCGGAGTTCCAGTAGCGGCCATGGAGATCATGGACGAGGTGCAGATGCGGGTGGTAAACCTGAGCGGGGCGACGGCGCCTCGCAAGTGGCAGGAGACGCCGACGCTCTTCTTCAAGTTCTCGGGGACCAAGGCGGGCGTCAAGGAGAATATAGGCAAGGTGCAGCAGATCGCAAAGGCCAACAAGGGCAGCAACTTTGAGTTCGCCAAGGACGAGCGCGAGCAGAAGCTGCTGTGGTCGGCGCGCAAGGAGTCGCTGTGGTCCATGCTGGCGCTACGCAAGGAGGGCCAGGAGGTCTTTAGCACCGACGTCGCCGTGCCCTTCTCCCGGTTGGCGGACCTGATCGAGGTCAGCAAGCGTGAGATGGACGACCTAGGCCTGTTTGCAAGCATCTTGGGCCACATTGGCGACGGTAACTTTCATGAGAGCATTATGTACAACCGCGGGGATCCGGTCGAGAGGGCAAAGGTAGAGGGGTGCGTCAAGAACATGGTTAACCGGGCTCTAGAAATGGAGGGCACTTGCACAG GTGAACACGGCATTGGCTGGGGAAAGAAGGAATCTCTTCTGGTGGAGTTGGGCGCAGGGACCGTTGGAGTTATG AAAGCCATCAAGGCCGCATTGGATCCCCATTGGATTAT GAATCCCGGCAAAATATTCGATAGACACGACGGTGACAAGTCTCAGTCTTGA